Proteins co-encoded in one Bacillus infantis NRRL B-14911 genomic window:
- a CDS encoding ClpP family protease, with protein sequence MDENFFQNANEGGGSPEQPKEDKPSALMEKIQQLGQTNVPQLSQDTTIHCLTIVGQIEGHLQLPPQNKTTKYEHLIPQIVAIEQNPKIEGLLVILNTVGGDVEAGLAISEMLASLSKPTVSIVLGGGHSIGVPIAVSCDYSFIAETATMTIHPIRLTGLVIGVPQTFEYLDKMQDRVINFVTGHSKVSEQQFKDLMFAKGNLTRDIGTNVVGADAVSYGLIDAVGGVGPALKKLNELIDLNKGKEEGLVQ encoded by the coding sequence ATGGATGAGAATTTTTTTCAAAATGCCAATGAGGGCGGAGGAAGCCCGGAACAGCCCAAGGAAGATAAACCATCTGCACTGATGGAAAAAATACAGCAGCTGGGCCAGACGAATGTGCCCCAGCTTTCACAGGATACAACCATTCATTGTTTGACGATCGTCGGACAAATCGAAGGGCATCTTCAGCTGCCGCCGCAAAATAAAACGACGAAATATGAGCATCTGATCCCCCAGATTGTAGCAATAGAGCAAAACCCAAAAATTGAAGGGCTGCTGGTGATCCTGAATACAGTGGGGGGAGACGTAGAGGCCGGGCTGGCCATTTCTGAAATGCTTGCTTCCCTTTCTAAGCCGACCGTATCAATCGTACTTGGAGGCGGGCATAGCATCGGTGTTCCGATTGCTGTATCCTGTGACTATAGTTTTATAGCGGAAACGGCAACAATGACGATCCATCCGATCCGCCTGACTGGATTGGTCATCGGGGTCCCGCAGACTTTTGAATATCTGGACAAGATGCAGGATAGGGTCATCAATTTTGTGACAGGGCATTCAAAGGTGTCTGAGCAGCAATTCAAGGACCTGATGTTTGCAAAAGGAAATCTGACCAGGGATATTGGAACGAATGTAGTCGGTGCAGATGCGGTATCCTATGGCTTGATTGATGCAGTCGGCGGTGTCGGGCCGGCCCTTAAGAAGCTGAATGAGCTGATTGACCTGAACAAAGGCAAGGAAGAGGGGCTGGTGCAATGA
- a CDS encoding YlzJ-like family protein — MILYTSMPQELIFQPEESAFARQKFLSFEGIPVLAEAVGDMPQQYTVIRVMSTDPNHFLDDRCMPGSKITIV; from the coding sequence ATGATTTTATACACATCGATGCCCCAGGAGCTGATTTTCCAGCCGGAAGAAAGCGCATTTGCCAGACAAAAATTCCTTTCTTTTGAAGGGATACCTGTGCTTGCCGAAGCTGTCGGTGATATGCCTCAGCAATATACAGTGATAAGGGTCATGAGCACAGACCCGAATCATTTCCTGGATGATAGATGCATGCCCGGTTCTAAAATTACAATAGTATAA
- a CDS encoding DNA translocase FtsK, producing the protein MAKRKRRQSKSKEKLKKTVQYELTGLIMIALSVISIAKLGAVGTSIVMFFRFFMGEWYILGLLGMAVYGGYLMWKRERPYLFHTKLMGLYLVIASMLLLSHVTLFQLLSNGGKFEDPSVIGNTWELFWMEAGGETSTTDLGGGMVGSVLFAMSYFLFDEAGTKLIAALLIIIGLVLLTGKTFGEAAGKLFISIWGFIKKQWEAFLEDMKESKRKFRERSDERRQRQEELRQSAEEREPEPSVNISQPPLPAEEEPSPEPIISSFAERAYQQQPEPVPEAAKRKSKPGGEEAAEEESAPAITFTEVENVDYELPPLSLLTLPRQADQSGEYEQIHANAAKLERTFQSFGVKARVTQVHLGPAVTKYEVHPDVGVKVSKIVSLSDDLALALAAKGIRIEAPIPGKSAVGIEVPNTEVAMVSLREVLESKQNDRPDSKLMIGLGRDITGEAVLAELNKMPHLLVAGATGSGKSVCINGIITSILMRAKPHEVKLMMIDPKMVELNVYNGAPHLLAPVVTDPKKASQALKKVVSEMERRYELFSHTGTRNIEGYNEHVKRHNAEEEAQQPLLPYIVVIVDELADLMMVASSDVEDAITRLAQMARAAGIHLIIATQRPSVDVITGVIKANIPSRIAFAVSSMTDSRTILDMGGAEKLLGRGDMLFLPVGASKPVRVQGAFLSDEEVEEVVDFVISQQKAQYQEEMIPDDVPETASEVDDDLYEEAVELIVEMQTASVSMLQRRFRIGYTRAARLIDEMELRGIVGPYEGSKPRAVLVAKASEEASS; encoded by the coding sequence ATGGCAAAAAGAAAAAGAAGGCAATCGAAGAGCAAAGAAAAACTGAAAAAAACTGTGCAATATGAACTGACTGGATTGATAATGATTGCTCTGTCAGTGATTTCAATAGCAAAACTCGGTGCGGTCGGGACATCGATCGTCATGTTCTTCCGTTTTTTCATGGGAGAATGGTACATACTGGGACTTCTGGGGATGGCTGTGTATGGAGGATATCTGATGTGGAAAAGGGAACGGCCGTATCTTTTCCATACTAAGCTGATGGGGCTGTACCTGGTCATCGCGTCCATGCTGCTTCTCAGCCATGTGACACTTTTCCAGCTGCTTTCAAACGGCGGCAAGTTTGAAGATCCAAGTGTCATCGGCAACACATGGGAGCTATTCTGGATGGAGGCAGGCGGCGAAACGAGCACGACCGATCTCGGCGGCGGGATGGTTGGCTCGGTGCTGTTTGCGATGTCTTACTTCTTGTTTGATGAAGCCGGCACAAAGCTGATTGCTGCTTTACTGATTATAATCGGGCTTGTGCTGCTGACCGGAAAGACCTTTGGGGAAGCTGCAGGCAAGCTGTTTATCTCCATTTGGGGCTTCATCAAAAAGCAATGGGAAGCGTTTTTGGAAGATATGAAGGAATCGAAGCGTAAATTCCGTGAAAGAAGCGATGAGCGGAGGCAGAGGCAGGAAGAGCTGCGCCAGTCAGCCGAAGAGCGGGAGCCTGAACCGTCCGTCAATATTTCCCAGCCGCCGCTGCCGGCTGAAGAAGAGCCTTCGCCTGAACCGATCATTTCAAGCTTCGCTGAGCGGGCTTACCAGCAGCAGCCCGAACCCGTGCCGGAAGCAGCAAAACGGAAGTCCAAGCCGGGCGGCGAAGAGGCAGCAGAGGAAGAGTCTGCACCAGCCATCACTTTTACAGAGGTGGAAAATGTGGACTATGAGCTTCCTCCGCTGAGCCTTCTTACTCTGCCGAGGCAGGCGGATCAAAGCGGTGAGTATGAACAGATACATGCCAATGCCGCCAAGCTTGAGCGCACCTTCCAGAGCTTCGGGGTCAAGGCCCGGGTTACTCAGGTCCATTTGGGGCCGGCAGTAACCAAGTATGAGGTCCATCCCGATGTGGGCGTGAAGGTAAGCAAAATCGTAAGTTTAAGTGATGACCTGGCCCTTGCCCTTGCAGCAAAGGGAATCAGGATCGAGGCCCCGATCCCTGGCAAATCGGCGGTGGGGATTGAAGTGCCGAATACAGAGGTTGCCATGGTGTCTCTGCGTGAAGTGCTGGAGTCCAAGCAGAACGACAGGCCGGACAGCAAGCTGATGATCGGCCTTGGCCGCGATATCACAGGCGAAGCTGTCCTGGCTGAGCTGAATAAGATGCCCCATCTGCTTGTTGCCGGGGCAACGGGCAGCGGGAAAAGTGTCTGCATCAATGGCATTATCACAAGCATCCTGATGCGCGCCAAGCCGCATGAAGTGAAATTGATGATGATCGACCCGAAAATGGTCGAGCTGAATGTGTATAACGGTGCGCCCCATCTGCTGGCACCTGTTGTCACCGATCCAAAGAAAGCGTCACAGGCGCTGAAAAAAGTGGTCAGTGAGATGGAAAGGCGCTACGAATTATTTTCCCATACAGGGACCCGGAACATTGAAGGCTATAATGAGCATGTTAAACGGCATAATGCAGAAGAAGAGGCACAGCAGCCCCTCCTGCCTTATATCGTCGTCATTGTGGACGAGCTGGCAGACCTGATGATGGTGGCATCCTCGGACGTTGAGGATGCCATTACAAGGCTCGCACAGATGGCGAGGGCCGCAGGGATCCATTTGATCATCGCGACCCAGCGTCCATCTGTAGATGTCATCACAGGTGTCATCAAGGCGAATATTCCTTCAAGGATCGCTTTTGCAGTATCCTCCATGACTGATTCCAGGACCATCCTGGACATGGGAGGAGCAGAAAAGCTCCTTGGACGGGGGGATATGCTGTTCCTTCCTGTCGGCGCTTCTAAGCCGGTCAGGGTCCAGGGCGCTTTTCTTTCCGACGAAGAAGTTGAAGAGGTAGTCGATTTCGTCATTTCCCAGCAGAAAGCGCAGTATCAGGAAGAGATGATCCCCGATGATGTGCCGGAAACGGCGTCAGAGGTTGATGACGACCTTTACGAAGAAGCGGTGGAGCTAATAGTGGAGATGCAGACTGCATCCGTCAGCATGCTTCAGAGGCGCTTCAGAATCGGCTATACCCGGGCGGCAAGGCTCATTGATGAAATGGAGCTGAGGGGGATTGTAGGACCATACGAAGGCAGCAAGCCTAGGGCGGTCCTGGTTGCCAAGGCATCAGAGGAAGCAAGTTCATAA
- a CDS encoding GntR family transcriptional regulator, giving the protein MSIKSDNRHLYLQVIDRLKQDIEEGLYKEREKLPSEFDLAKQLGVSRATLREALRILEEENVIIRRHGVGTFVNAKPLFTSGIEQLNSVTNMILQAGMKPGTVFLSSVTQGPTEEDVRRFSCSAEEGIVVIERVRTANGEPVVYCVDKLPEKILPESFTHDQESIFNVLEEEANKKITYAVAQIEPIGYHEKISPILECEPETALLVLKQMHYDEMDEPVLYSVNYFKADKFSFHVLRRRI; this is encoded by the coding sequence ATGTCAATTAAGTCAGATAACCGGCATCTATACCTGCAAGTCATCGATCGATTAAAGCAGGACATTGAAGAAGGGCTCTATAAAGAAAGAGAAAAGCTTCCTTCTGAATTTGACCTTGCAAAGCAGCTTGGAGTAAGCAGAGCTACACTGCGTGAAGCGCTCCGTATTCTTGAAGAAGAAAACGTGATTATCCGCAGGCATGGTGTAGGAACCTTTGTGAACGCAAAGCCTCTCTTCACTTCAGGAATCGAGCAGCTTAACAGCGTGACCAATATGATTCTGCAGGCAGGGATGAAACCAGGAACCGTATTCTTAAGCTCAGTCACTCAGGGGCCGACCGAAGAGGATGTGCGCCGTTTCTCATGTTCGGCGGAGGAAGGGATTGTGGTTATCGAAAGGGTCAGGACTGCGAATGGGGAGCCTGTAGTCTACTGTGTGGACAAGCTGCCGGAAAAGATACTCCCGGAAAGCTTCACGCATGACCAGGAATCGATTTTTAATGTGCTCGAAGAAGAAGCCAATAAAAAAATCACCTATGCCGTTGCCCAGATTGAACCGATCGGCTACCACGAGAAGATTTCCCCGATTCTTGAATGTGAACCGGAAACTGCACTGCTTGTGTTAAAGCAGATGCATTACGACGAAATGGATGAACCAGTCCTTTACTCGGTGAATTATTTTAAGGCCGACAAGTTCAGCTTCCATGTCCTTCGCAGGAGAATATAA
- a CDS encoding BMP family lipoprotein, translating to MKKRKFGLALSLVLAAGTILGACGNSEEKDDAAGEGGTDKEKAFSVAMVTDVGGVDDKSFNQSAWEGLQAFGEENGLEKGKGGFDYLQSQSDADYATNLNNLVRQDFDVVFGIGFMMQGAVDEIAQQQKDAHFAIVDAEVQQPNVASILFKEQEASFLAGIAAGLTTKSNKIGFIGGIEGAVIERFESGFLAGVQAINPEAQVDVQYAGAFDKAELGQTIAAKMYSSGADVIFHAAGGTGNGLFKEARDLKQKDPSKEIWAIGVDSDQTAEGVVGDHNVIITSALKRVDNAVKDLSTKAMEGNFPGGEITTYGLAEDGVGLAEINDEVSVKSDIEAAVTEWQDKIKSGDVVVPGTRAELENFKAE from the coding sequence TTGAAAAAGCGTAAATTTGGTTTGGCGCTGTCACTTGTTCTTGCAGCCGGCACGATTCTTGGTGCTTGCGGAAACAGTGAAGAAAAAGACGATGCAGCTGGTGAAGGCGGCACAGACAAAGAAAAAGCATTCTCTGTTGCAATGGTAACTGATGTCGGCGGTGTTGATGATAAATCATTCAACCAATCTGCCTGGGAAGGTCTTCAGGCATTTGGTGAAGAAAACGGCCTGGAAAAAGGCAAAGGCGGCTTTGACTATCTTCAGTCACAATCAGACGCTGACTACGCAACAAACCTGAACAACCTTGTTCGCCAGGACTTTGATGTTGTGTTCGGTATTGGATTCATGATGCAGGGAGCTGTTGATGAAATCGCTCAGCAGCAGAAAGATGCCCACTTCGCGATCGTTGATGCAGAAGTACAGCAGCCTAACGTTGCAAGCATCCTTTTCAAAGAGCAGGAAGCTTCTTTCCTTGCTGGGATTGCAGCTGGTCTAACAACTAAATCAAACAAAATCGGCTTCATCGGCGGTATTGAAGGAGCAGTTATCGAGCGCTTCGAATCCGGCTTCCTTGCAGGTGTACAGGCGATCAACCCTGAAGCACAAGTAGATGTACAGTACGCTGGCGCATTTGATAAAGCTGAACTTGGCCAGACAATTGCTGCTAAGATGTACTCTTCTGGAGCAGATGTTATTTTCCACGCTGCCGGAGGAACTGGTAACGGACTATTCAAAGAAGCACGCGACCTTAAGCAGAAAGATCCTTCTAAAGAAATCTGGGCAATCGGCGTTGACTCCGACCAGACAGCTGAAGGTGTTGTCGGCGACCATAACGTCATCATCACTTCTGCACTTAAGCGCGTTGACAATGCAGTGAAAGACCTTTCAACAAAAGCTATGGAAGGCAACTTCCCTGGCGGCGAAATCACTACTTACGGTTTAGCTGAAGACGGTGTAGGCCTTGCAGAAATCAATGACGAAGTTTCTGTGAAATCCGACATCGAAGCTGCTGTAACTGAGTGGCAGGATAAAATCAAGAGCGGCGATGTTGTTGTACCTGGTACAAGAGCTGAGCTTGAAAACTTCAAGGCTGAATAA
- a CDS encoding ABC transporter ATP-binding protein: protein MEYVIEMLNIRKEFPGIVANDNITLQLKKGEIHALLGENGAGKSTLMNVLFGLYQPEKGEIRVNGKPVSITNPNIANDLGIGMVHQHFMLVDTFTVTENIILGKETTTAGRIDIKKAEQEVREISERYGLSVDPQAKISDISVGMQQRVEILKTLYRGAEILIFDEPTAVLTPQEIGELIQIFRTLIKEGKSIILITHKLKEIMEVCDRVTVIRKGVGIGTVNVSETDPNGLASLMVGREVTFKTDKKAADPKEVAFEINGLTVKDSRGVPVVNNLNLKIKAGEIVGIAGVDGNGQTELIEAITGLRKAEDGTISLNGKNIRNLSPRKITESGIGHIPQDRHKHGLVLDFPIGDNIVLQTYYKKPFSRYGVLNFKEIYDKARKLIKEYDVRTPTEYTEARALSGGNQQKAIIGREIDRDPDLLIAAQPTRGLDVGAIEFIHKRLIEQRDNGKAVLLLSFELDEIMNVSDRIAVIYEGEIVAVVDPAETTEQELGLLMAGSKRKEAGEKSNV, encoded by the coding sequence ATGGAATACGTTATTGAAATGCTCAATATCCGCAAAGAATTTCCGGGCATCGTCGCAAACGACAATATTACTCTTCAATTGAAGAAGGGTGAGATCCACGCTCTCTTAGGTGAGAACGGGGCAGGAAAATCAACGCTGATGAACGTGCTGTTTGGCCTGTATCAGCCTGAAAAAGGTGAAATCCGCGTCAACGGAAAGCCGGTCAGCATCACTAACCCGAACATAGCCAATGACCTTGGCATCGGCATGGTCCATCAGCACTTCATGCTGGTCGACACGTTTACTGTCACTGAAAATATCATTCTCGGAAAAGAAACAACAACCGCCGGGAGAATCGATATTAAAAAAGCTGAACAGGAAGTAAGGGAAATCTCTGAGCGCTACGGCTTATCCGTAGATCCCCAGGCAAAGATATCCGATATTTCTGTAGGGATGCAGCAGCGTGTTGAAATCCTGAAGACGTTATACAGGGGAGCTGAAATCCTGATTTTTGATGAGCCGACCGCTGTTCTGACTCCGCAGGAAATCGGCGAGCTGATCCAGATTTTCCGGACATTGATCAAAGAAGGCAAATCTATTATCCTGATCACGCACAAGCTGAAAGAGATCATGGAGGTCTGCGACAGGGTTACAGTCATCCGCAAAGGTGTCGGCATCGGAACAGTCAACGTAAGCGAGACAGACCCGAATGGGCTGGCAAGCCTGATGGTCGGACGTGAAGTCACGTTCAAGACAGATAAGAAGGCTGCAGATCCAAAAGAGGTTGCATTTGAAATCAATGGGCTTACGGTTAAAGATTCGAGGGGCGTCCCTGTTGTAAACAATCTCAATTTAAAGATAAAAGCAGGCGAAATTGTCGGAATTGCCGGTGTTGACGGCAATGGACAAACAGAGCTGATCGAAGCGATCACCGGACTGAGAAAAGCAGAGGACGGCACCATCAGCCTGAACGGAAAAAATATCAGAAATCTGTCTCCAAGGAAAATCACTGAAAGCGGGATCGGCCATATTCCTCAGGACAGGCATAAGCACGGACTGGTGCTGGATTTTCCGATTGGCGATAATATCGTGCTGCAGACATACTACAAAAAGCCTTTCTCCAGGTATGGTGTATTAAACTTTAAAGAGATTTACGATAAGGCCCGCAAGCTGATAAAAGAATATGATGTCAGAACGCCGACTGAGTATACAGAGGCAAGGGCATTGTCTGGCGGAAACCAGCAAAAAGCGATCATCGGCCGTGAAATTGACCGCGACCCTGATTTGCTCATCGCTGCCCAGCCGACAAGGGGCCTTGATGTAGGGGCCATTGAATTCATCCATAAGCGCCTGATTGAGCAGCGTGATAACGGCAAAGCCGTTCTGCTTCTTTCTTTCGAGCTGGATGAAATCATGAATGTCAGCGACCGGATTGCCGTTATTTATGAAGGTGAGATTGTAGCGGTCGTAGATCCGGCTGAAACGACAGAGCAGGAACTGGGGCTGCTGATGGCAGGGTCGAAAAGAAAGGAAGCGGGTGAAAAGTCTAATGTCTAG
- a CDS encoding ABC transporter permease, translating to MSSRLKNIMIPLIAVLLGVIVGTIIMIATGYNAVAGYTALWNGAFGEVYYTGEVVRQVTPYILAGLAVAFAFRTGLFNIGVEGQLIVGWLAAVWVGLAFDDLPKFIHLPLAVLAAAAAGALWAFIPGLLKAKFKVHEVIVTIMMNYIALHVTNYIVRSVLTDNADRTENIAESASLRSPFFESITDYSRLHWGILIALVCVFIMWFLLEKTSKGYELKAVGFNQHASQYAGMNVSSNIILSMVISGAFAGLAGAMEGLGTFGYAAIKGGFTGVGFDGIAVALLGANGPIGIVFAAILFGGLKVGALNMPLEAGVPNELVDIIIALIVFFVAASYMIRIVIDKFGKKGVK from the coding sequence ATGTCTAGTCGTTTGAAAAATATAATGATTCCTTTAATAGCGGTTCTGCTGGGAGTTATTGTCGGCACCATCATCATGATTGCGACAGGCTATAATGCGGTTGCCGGTTATACAGCATTGTGGAACGGAGCATTTGGCGAAGTGTATTACACTGGTGAGGTCGTCCGCCAGGTAACGCCATATATATTGGCCGGTTTGGCTGTAGCGTTTGCATTCAGGACAGGGCTGTTCAATATAGGTGTCGAAGGGCAGCTGATTGTCGGATGGCTTGCGGCTGTCTGGGTCGGGCTTGCCTTCGATGACCTCCCTAAGTTCATTCATCTTCCGCTTGCTGTACTGGCAGCAGCGGCAGCAGGTGCACTTTGGGCATTCATCCCTGGCTTGCTGAAGGCTAAGTTCAAGGTTCACGAAGTTATCGTGACCATCATGATGAACTATATTGCCTTGCATGTAACAAACTATATTGTTCGTTCAGTATTGACTGACAATGCGGACAGAACTGAAAATATCGCAGAGTCAGCTTCTCTGAGATCACCATTCTTTGAAAGCATCACTGACTATTCAAGGCTTCACTGGGGAATTTTGATTGCACTCGTTTGTGTGTTCATCATGTGGTTCCTGCTGGAGAAGACTTCCAAAGGATATGAATTGAAGGCAGTAGGCTTTAACCAGCATGCATCCCAGTATGCCGGAATGAATGTAAGCTCTAATATTATTTTATCAATGGTCATTTCAGGTGCTTTTGCAGGGCTTGCCGGTGCAATGGAAGGTCTGGGCACCTTTGGCTATGCAGCAATCAAAGGCGGGTTCACCGGCGTCGGTTTTGATGGAATCGCAGTTGCGCTCCTAGGGGCAAACGGTCCGATCGGAATCGTGTTTGCCGCTATCCTGTTCGGCGGCCTTAAAGTAGGGGCACTGAATATGCCTCTTGAGGCCGGAGTGCCGAATGAACTGGTAGATATCATCATCGCGCTGATTGTATTCTTTGTAGCAGCCAGCTACATGATTCGCATCGTCATTGATAAGTTTGGCAAGAAGGGGGTGAAATAA
- a CDS encoding ABC transporter permease: MGFMDILLIIVPSTLLWAAPLIFTALGGNFSERSGVVNIGLEGLMVIGAFTAIVFNLTFVDSLGKATPWLALVAALVVGGLFALIHAVASITFRADQTVSGVAINLLAIGLALFLVKFIYDKGQTDIIQVGFSKVDIPLLSDIPIIGEILFSNTYYTSFVAIIIAFIAWYVMFKTPFGLRLRSVGEHPMAADTMGINVTRMRYIGVVISGALAGVGGGVYAQSISSDFGHATISGQGFMALAALIFGKWHPLGAMGAALFFGFAQSLSIVGSSLPLLENIPNVYLLIAPYVLTILALTGFIGRADAPKALGTPYIKGKR; encoded by the coding sequence GTGGGCTTTATGGATATTTTGCTGATCATTGTTCCTTCCACGCTATTATGGGCGGCACCGCTTATTTTCACTGCATTGGGCGGAAATTTCTCTGAGCGCTCCGGTGTTGTCAACATCGGACTCGAAGGATTAATGGTTATAGGAGCGTTCACTGCAATCGTATTTAACCTGACATTTGTTGATTCACTGGGAAAAGCAACTCCATGGCTCGCTTTGGTCGCAGCGCTGGTTGTCGGCGGACTGTTCGCCCTCATCCATGCGGTAGCTTCCATCACATTCCGGGCTGATCAGACTGTTTCCGGGGTAGCCATCAACCTGCTGGCAATCGGACTTGCATTATTCCTTGTCAAGTTCATCTATGATAAAGGCCAGACAGATATCATCCAGGTGGGCTTCAGCAAGGTCGATATACCATTATTAAGCGATATACCAATCATAGGGGAAATCCTTTTCTCCAATACCTATTATACATCCTTTGTTGCTATCATCATCGCTTTCATTGCATGGTATGTGATGTTCAAAACGCCATTCGGCCTCCGTCTGAGATCAGTCGGTGAACATCCGATGGCTGCTGATACGATGGGCATCAATGTAACAAGAATGCGTTATATCGGCGTAGTCATCTCAGGTGCGCTTGCAGGTGTCGGCGGCGGAGTTTATGCACAGTCGATTTCTTCTGACTTCGGGCACGCTACCATCAGCGGGCAGGGCTTTATGGCTTTGGCAGCACTGATCTTCGGTAAATGGCATCCGCTTGGAGCAATGGGCGCTGCTTTGTTCTTCGGCTTTGCCCAGAGCTTGAGCATTGTAGGCTCCAGCCTGCCGCTGCTTGAGAACATTCCGAATGTTTATCTGCTGATTGCGCCTTATGTCCTGACCATCCTGGCATTGACAGGCTTCATCGGCCGCGCAGATGCACCGAAGGCACTCGGTACTCCATATATAAAAGGAAAAAGATAA
- a CDS encoding GGDEF domain-containing protein → MPKSLFFDDYHTDKIVSYSRWFFLLLVLFISHSPAAPFQAEKTALPAVLAVFSFIYITAAHICTSFIKNGKASRRLAAVWTGCDHIAAAVLYMISGDGAAVFYPLAILLTVTAAIRMRTKGALFSALFFSASILAGTDLGQDAEHLLLPLGSLWITGILAGGAAVRETRQKSQIEKLKRMVYTDFLTGLANRRAFHEHLNLIEKTAEPCFILLADVDNFKGINDYYGHLEGDEVLKKLGRTFMRAEKLNGCRIYRYGGEEFAFLIPGNREEKVINILTGLLDSVAQEVMAGGKQPVTMSFGASFLSSGNTKLALEEADALLYQAKTSGKSRAIFSSGLIMKNTLPSKKIMSANSG, encoded by the coding sequence ATGCCAAAATCCTTGTTTTTCGATGATTATCATACAGATAAGATTGTTTCCTATAGCAGATGGTTCTTTCTCCTTCTGGTCCTCTTCATAAGCCATTCACCAGCTGCTCCATTTCAGGCAGAGAAGACAGCGCTTCCGGCAGTCCTTGCCGTATTTTCCTTCATCTATATTACAGCTGCCCATATATGTACAAGCTTTATAAAAAACGGAAAAGCAAGCAGGCGCCTTGCGGCTGTATGGACTGGCTGCGACCATATTGCTGCAGCTGTCCTGTATATGATTTCTGGAGACGGGGCTGCCGTCTTTTATCCACTGGCCATCCTGCTTACCGTGACTGCAGCCATCAGGATGCGCACTAAAGGTGCACTGTTTTCAGCATTGTTCTTTTCAGCTTCTATTCTGGCCGGGACAGATTTAGGGCAAGATGCAGAACACCTTCTTCTTCCATTGGGGAGCCTCTGGATAACCGGAATTCTGGCCGGTGGTGCCGCTGTCAGGGAAACGAGGCAAAAGTCTCAGATCGAAAAATTAAAAAGAATGGTGTACACAGATTTCCTAACCGGGCTTGCCAATAGAAGAGCATTCCATGAGCACCTGAACCTTATAGAAAAAACAGCGGAACCCTGCTTCATCCTTTTAGCTGATGTAGATAATTTCAAAGGTATCAACGACTATTACGGCCATCTTGAAGGCGATGAAGTGCTGAAAAAGCTGGGCCGCACTTTCATGAGGGCTGAAAAGCTGAACGGCTGCAGAATTTACCGCTATGGAGGAGAAGAATTTGCCTTCCTTATCCCTGGGAACCGCGAGGAAAAGGTCATTAACATCCTGACGGGCCTTCTGGACAGTGTGGCTCAGGAGGTTATGGCCGGAGGGAAACAGCCTGTCACAATGAGCTTTGGCGCCAGTTTCTTAAGCAGCGGAAATACAAAGCTTGCACTTGAAGAAGCCGATGCCCTGCTTTACCAGGCCAAAACCAGCGGGAAAAGCAGGGCCATTTTCAGCAGCGGCCTTATCATGAAGAATACGCTGCCATCAAAAAAAATCATGAGTGCCAATAGCGGATAA